From Frateuria aurantia DSM 6220, one genomic window encodes:
- the lepB gene encoding signal peptidase I, which translates to MEFDLSAVLLGLTVVFGVIWALDRMVFAKRRAAGRAEPMIVDWARSLFPVVLLVLVLRSFVAEPFRIPSGSMMPTLDIGDFILVNKFAYGLRLPVFNDKVVSLGEPKRGDVVVFRWPGFRCEAADGSTIRGGDINCNSPVPSQNWIKRVIGLPGDHIEVNGDELRINGTPVTAQEVGPFVGNTSHDTDRMMMQRQATVWNEDLMGVRHLIARMPPSPNYDPPPSIPGQLVTSGTVPANCYLVMGDNRYDSLDSRWWGCVPEKNLAGKAFLIWLSWTGHGIAFHRIGTLIH; encoded by the coding sequence ATGGAATTTGATTTGTCTGCGGTATTGCTGGGCCTGACCGTGGTCTTCGGCGTCATCTGGGCATTGGACCGAATGGTATTTGCCAAGCGGCGTGCCGCGGGCAGGGCCGAGCCGATGATCGTGGACTGGGCGCGTTCGCTGTTTCCGGTTGTCCTGCTGGTGCTGGTGCTGCGTTCGTTCGTGGCCGAGCCGTTCCGGATCCCTTCCGGGTCGATGATGCCGACCCTGGATATCGGAGACTTCATTCTGGTCAACAAATTCGCCTACGGCCTGCGTCTTCCGGTGTTCAACGACAAGGTCGTCTCGCTGGGCGAGCCCAAGCGCGGCGATGTGGTGGTATTCCGCTGGCCGGGCTTTCGCTGCGAAGCGGCCGATGGCAGCACGATCCGTGGCGGCGACATCAATTGCAACTCGCCGGTGCCCAGCCAGAACTGGATCAAGCGGGTGATCGGCCTGCCGGGCGACCATATCGAAGTCAATGGCGACGAGCTGCGGATCAACGGCACGCCGGTCACCGCCCAGGAGGTCGGACCTTTCGTCGGCAATACCTCTCACGATACCGACCGGATGATGATGCAGCGCCAAGCCACGGTCTGGAACGAGGACCTCATGGGCGTGCGCCATCTGATTGCCCGCATGCCGCCGAGTCCCAATTATGATCCGCCGCCGAGCATTCCCGGTCAGCTGGTGACCAGCGGTACGGTGCCGGCCAATTGCTATCTGGTGATGGGCGACAATCGTTACGACAGTCTGGACAGCCGTTGGTGGGGCTGCGTGCCGGAGAAAAATCTGGCCGGCAAGGCCTTCCTGATCTGGCTCAGCTGGACCGGTCACGGCATTGCCTTCCATCGCATCGGGACCCTGATTCATTGA
- a CDS encoding ABC transporter ATP-binding protein: MSPVVTARHLSKQYQSTQALDHVSFDIQPGRIVGLIGPNGAGKTTILKAILGLTNVQGELNVLGLDPRRERGKLMEQVCFIADVAVLPRWLKVREAVDFVANVHPRFDRAKCQGFLARTKLQPEMRVKQMSKGMIVQLHLALVMAIDARLLVLDEPTLGLDILYRKQFYQSLLEDYFDEAKTIIVTTHQVEEIEHILTDLMFIRDGKIVLDTDMDRVGERFAEVLVNPEHADAARALSPIQERKVFGKTIFLFDGADTRRLAELGEVRQPSVSELFVAIMKGTYA; the protein is encoded by the coding sequence ATGAGCCCGGTCGTCACCGCACGCCATCTGAGCAAGCAATACCAGTCCACTCAGGCCCTGGACCATGTCAGCTTTGATATCCAGCCCGGTCGGATCGTGGGGCTGATCGGTCCCAACGGTGCCGGCAAGACCACCATTCTGAAGGCGATTCTGGGCCTGACCAATGTGCAGGGCGAGCTGAATGTCCTGGGTCTGGACCCGCGCCGCGAGCGCGGCAAGTTGATGGAGCAGGTCTGCTTTATCGCCGACGTGGCGGTGCTGCCGCGCTGGCTGAAGGTGCGCGAGGCCGTGGACTTCGTCGCCAACGTACATCCACGTTTTGACCGCGCCAAATGCCAGGGCTTTCTGGCACGGACCAAGCTGCAGCCCGAGATGCGGGTCAAGCAGATGTCCAAGGGCATGATCGTGCAGCTGCATCTGGCCCTGGTGATGGCCATCGACGCCCGCCTGCTGGTGCTGGACGAGCCGACCCTGGGCCTGGACATCCTCTACCGCAAACAGTTCTACCAGAGCCTGCTGGAAGACTATTTCGACGAAGCGAAAACCATCATCGTCACCACCCACCAGGTCGAGGAGATCGAGCATATCCTCACCGACCTGATGTTTATCCGCGACGGCAAGATCGTACTGGATACCGATATGGATCGCGTCGGCGAACGCTTCGCCGAAGTGCTGGTCAACCCGGAGCACGCCGATGCCGCCCGCGCCCTGAGTCCGATCCAGGAACGCAAGGTGTTCGGCAAGACCATCTTCTTGTTTGACGGCGCCGACACCCGTCGTCTGGCCGAGCTGGGCGAAGTCCGCCAGCCCTCGGTCAGCGAGCTGTTTGTGGCGATCATGAAAGGAACCTATGCATGA
- a CDS encoding methylated-DNA--[protein]-cysteine S-methyltransferase, producing MSRTRDASPPAEPRLTMTLPTTAPAAPPTARARLITALCDHIERAEVEPGLDDLAKMAALSPGHLQRIFKAATGLSPKAWARAQRAARLRKDLREAGSVTEAIHAAGYGSQARVYEHGSRLLGMSPGAFRRGKAIEALHVAIAQSSLGSVLVASTPRGLAAILLGDDPQTLLQNLQRQFPGSRLAADNAGYEDLVAQVVAVVEQPSLPLELPLDLQGTAFQHRVWHALRQIPPGTTISYAELARRIGAPKAVRAVAGACAANRLAVAVPCHRVVRHDGSLSGYRWGVERKRELLSREVAAAGFQLAPDRRDEAGDPS from the coding sequence ATGTCCCGCACCCGCGACGCCTCGCCTCCGGCCGAGCCCAGATTGACGATGACCTTGCCGACTACGGCACCCGCCGCCCCGCCGACAGCACGCGCCCGGCTGATCACCGCCCTCTGCGACCATATCGAGCGCGCCGAAGTCGAGCCCGGCCTGGATGACCTGGCAAAGATGGCCGCCTTGAGTCCGGGCCATCTGCAGCGGATCTTCAAGGCGGCGACCGGCCTTTCCCCCAAGGCCTGGGCACGGGCCCAGCGCGCCGCCCGGCTGCGCAAGGACCTGCGTGAAGCCGGTAGCGTCACCGAGGCCATCCATGCCGCCGGCTATGGTTCCCAAGCCCGCGTCTATGAACATGGCAGCCGCCTGCTGGGCATGAGTCCCGGTGCGTTTCGCCGTGGCAAGGCCATCGAGGCGCTGCATGTCGCCATCGCCCAGTCCAGTCTGGGCTCGGTACTGGTGGCCAGCACCCCGCGCGGACTGGCCGCGATTCTGCTGGGCGACGATCCGCAAACCTTGTTGCAGAACCTGCAGCGGCAGTTTCCCGGCAGCCGGCTGGCCGCGGACAACGCCGGCTACGAAGACCTGGTCGCCCAGGTCGTGGCCGTGGTCGAACAACCCAGCCTGCCGCTGGAGCTGCCGCTGGATCTGCAAGGCACCGCGTTTCAGCATCGGGTCTGGCATGCCCTGCGCCAGATCCCGCCGGGCACCACGATCAGCTATGCCGAACTGGCCCGCCGCATCGGTGCTCCCAAAGCGGTGCGGGCGGTGGCCGGCGCCTGCGCCGCCAACCGGCTGGCCGTGGCCGTGCCCTGCCATCGGGTGGTCCGCCATGACGGCAGTCTGTCCGGCTACCGCTGGGGCGTGGAACGCAAGCGTGAACTGCTGTCCCGCGAAGTCGCTGCTGCAGGCTTCCAGCTGGCTCCGGACCGCCGGGATGAGGCAGGAGACCCGTCATGA
- the rnc gene encoding ribonuclease III, with the protein MKLDHVFEKPELAQLALTHRSMGRPNNERLEFLGDALLGVIVAELLYEAHPKASEGELSRLRAQLVNGQALAVLARKLALGDGLRLGPGELKSGGYRRDSILADACEAMIAAIYLDAGFETCRQVVGRWFAPQIAALPRSSKDAKTRLQEWLQGKGLSLPVYTLIDSHGEDHDKTFDVSCAITDPQPMLAQAQGSSRRSAEQNAAEQILARLQEHL; encoded by the coding sequence GTGAAGCTCGATCACGTCTTTGAAAAGCCTGAACTGGCGCAACTGGCCCTGACCCATCGCAGTATGGGCAGGCCCAACAACGAGCGCCTGGAATTTCTGGGCGATGCCTTGCTGGGCGTGATCGTGGCCGAGCTGCTGTACGAAGCCCATCCCAAGGCCAGCGAAGGCGAGCTGTCACGGCTGCGGGCGCAGCTGGTCAACGGGCAGGCGCTGGCGGTACTGGCTCGCAAGCTGGCGCTGGGCGACGGTCTGCGGCTGGGCCCGGGGGAACTCAAGAGCGGCGGCTACCGTCGTGACTCGATTCTGGCCGATGCCTGCGAGGCGATGATTGCCGCCATCTACCTGGATGCCGGTTTCGAGACCTGCCGCCAGGTGGTCGGTCGCTGGTTCGCGCCGCAGATCGCCGCCTTGCCCAGATCTTCCAAGGATGCCAAGACCCGCCTGCAGGAATGGCTGCAGGGCAAGGGCTTGAGTCTCCCGGTCTACACGCTTATCGACAGCCACGGCGAAGATCACGACAAGACCTTCGACGTCAGCTGTGCCATTACCGATCCCCAGCCCATGCTGGCCCAGGCCCAGGGCAGCAGTCGGCGCAGTGCTGAACAAAATGCGGCCGAACAGATACTGGCCCGCCTTCAGGAACACCTATGA
- a CDS encoding DUF4845 domain-containing protein — MSGFSTHASAARQRGVSLSGFLLSTIAVVFSVVVVAKLLPAYLEYYGLAKALQGAAASGDENDSLAAVRSRFSRGLDSQYVDSHTVQSQDLSLRTDAAQGRQLVLAYDKQIHMFYNIDALLHFKKSVPFRGTADSEAQ; from the coding sequence TTGAGCGGGTTCAGTACTCATGCCAGCGCTGCACGGCAGCGAGGCGTCAGCCTGAGCGGCTTTCTGCTCTCGACGATCGCCGTCGTGTTCAGCGTGGTGGTGGTGGCCAAGCTGCTGCCGGCCTATCTGGAATACTATGGTCTGGCCAAGGCGTTGCAGGGTGCCGCCGCCAGTGGCGATGAAAACGACAGTCTGGCCGCGGTGCGCTCCCGTTTCAGTCGCGGACTGGACAGCCAGTATGTCGACAGCCATACGGTGCAGAGCCAGGATCTGAGCCTGCGCACCGATGCGGCTCAAGGTCGCCAGCTGGTACTGGCCTACGACAAACAGATCCACATGTTCTACAACATCGATGCATTGCTGCATTTCAAGAAAAGCGTGCCCTTTCGCGGCACGGCCGATAGCGAGGCCCAGTGA
- a CDS encoding DUF2884 family protein, with protein sequence MKMSQHWPAWIAVGLLTGISIGLTGCQDQDGKAHRITATYSVNDDDAKPTGDDSLNDGHVHIHGGLSMIHGRVVLKAKGQPDASISRQGEFSIDDRPVSLSPEQQAQFQRYYAQTEAVVHQSIDVAKAGAGAGLGISAGVMHNLLEGKTDDASMQATVHEHLTGLSHSVDAICNLLAAQQTLQDQLATQVAAFRPYASITDAQIQECHHGASEILEKNSGDHDKAAD encoded by the coding sequence ATGAAAATGAGTCAACATTGGCCTGCGTGGATCGCCGTGGGGCTGCTGACAGGGATCAGCATCGGCCTCACCGGCTGCCAGGACCAGGACGGCAAGGCGCACCGGATCACCGCCACCTACAGCGTGAATGACGACGATGCCAAGCCGACAGGTGATGATTCGCTGAATGACGGGCATGTTCATATTCATGGCGGCCTGAGCATGATCCATGGCCGAGTGGTCCTGAAGGCGAAAGGCCAGCCGGATGCGTCCATCAGCCGGCAAGGCGAATTCAGCATCGATGATCGGCCGGTCAGTCTGAGTCCTGAGCAGCAGGCACAGTTTCAGCGTTACTATGCTCAGACCGAGGCTGTCGTTCATCAGTCCATCGATGTGGCCAAGGCCGGAGCAGGTGCTGGTCTGGGTATTTCGGCTGGAGTCATGCATAACCTGCTGGAGGGCAAAACCGACGATGCCAGCATGCAGGCCACCGTGCATGAACACCTGACCGGACTCAGCCATAGCGTGGATGCCATCTGCAACCTACTGGCCGCCCAGCAGACGCTGCAGGATCAACTGGCCACGCAGGTGGCGGCCTTCCGACCCTATGCCTCCATCACCGATGCACAGATCCAGGAATGCCATCACGGCGCCAGCGAGATCCTGGAAAAAAACTCAGGTGATCACGACAAGGCGGCCGACTGA
- a CDS encoding retropepsin-like aspartic protease, with the protein MAVSLKAAEPVSDAVEISDDQGVVVAMARGDRDALQQVVAHPRNEFEQELAKVGLLRTGGRLDEATIQLQACEKAMPAQHPMRGLCSLLIAGHLFMQRRMADWQQKLEWIRRTYYPLLAKDNPGRQPSLTDAEGVQFLPGASFPAPEVSWAQASGRIPYVSAARREGLEARQQAVVEVRIQGHRHHAVIDTGAAYDTLDPAVAKALGLQPAISYQKLTDAAGKVLSAPIGILPELRLGPVTVKNWPVSMTRTPATMVIGLPLLRRLGVVTLDAQGASLSRASDGRCTRPMLEGANISGSSDHLLYAIKVDGQPRTALIDTGGGFELLGIKSLLPPSAAKLEPKAISYAAGMRWVDSYPARVRLDLGSGPRNLDFTIMDQPFALVPYELGGEVLRHHTLVMDFLRRSVCIEPQAT; encoded by the coding sequence ATGGCCGTCAGTCTGAAGGCCGCCGAGCCGGTATCGGATGCGGTCGAGATCAGTGATGATCAAGGGGTGGTGGTGGCCATGGCGCGGGGGGATCGTGACGCCCTGCAGCAGGTGGTGGCGCATCCGCGCAACGAGTTCGAGCAGGAGCTGGCCAAGGTCGGATTGCTGCGCACGGGCGGTCGGCTGGATGAGGCCACGATCCAGCTGCAGGCCTGTGAAAAGGCCATGCCGGCCCAGCATCCGATGCGGGGGCTGTGCAGTCTGCTGATCGCCGGTCATCTGTTCATGCAACGGCGCATGGCCGATTGGCAGCAGAAGCTGGAATGGATACGACGCACATATTATCCCCTGCTGGCCAAGGACAATCCGGGGCGACAGCCGAGCCTGACCGATGCGGAGGGCGTGCAGTTCCTGCCCGGAGCCTCTTTCCCTGCACCGGAGGTGAGCTGGGCCCAAGCTTCGGGACGGATTCCCTATGTGAGCGCCGCCCGTCGCGAAGGACTGGAGGCGCGGCAGCAGGCCGTGGTGGAAGTGCGGATCCAGGGGCATCGCCATCATGCGGTGATCGATACCGGCGCCGCTTACGATACGCTGGATCCGGCCGTGGCCAAAGCTCTGGGACTGCAGCCGGCCATCAGCTATCAAAAACTCACCGATGCCGCCGGCAAGGTGCTGTCAGCTCCGATCGGGATATTGCCGGAACTCAGGCTGGGGCCGGTGACGGTCAAGAACTGGCCGGTCAGCATGACCCGCACGCCGGCGACGATGGTGATCGGACTGCCTTTGCTGCGCAGGCTGGGCGTGGTGACGCTGGATGCGCAGGGCGCAAGCCTGAGCCGGGCTTCGGACGGTCGTTGCACTCGGCCCATGCTGGAAGGCGCGAATATCAGCGGTAGCAGCGATCATCTGCTGTATGCGATCAAGGTGGACGGCCAGCCTCGGACGGCTCTGATCGATACCGGCGGCGGTTTCGAGCTGCTGGGCATCAAGTCTCTGTTGCCGCCGAGCGCGGCCAAGCTTGAACCGAAGGCTATATCCTACGCCGCTGGCATGCGCTGGGTCGACAGTTACCCGGCGCGAGTCCGTCTGGACCTGGGTAGCGGTCCGCGCAACCTGGATTTCACGATCATGGATCAGCCCTTTGCCTTGGTGCCTTATGAGCTGGGTGGTGAGGTCTTGCGCCATCACACTCTGGTCATGGACTTTCTGCGCCGTAGCGTATGTATTGAGCCGCAGGCCACATGA
- the era gene encoding GTPase Era: protein MNISDPTGSELPESDFRCGTVALAGRPNVGKSTLLNALIGVRLSIVSPRPQTTRHRILGIASSDDAQILYVDTPGLHKGGKRAMNRSINRVARSAISEVDVLVQVIEAGRWTEEDQGLYQAMEGQDAPRLLVVNKVDLAKDKTILLPFMSKLLEEHSYAEVYYVSALKNKGLKELVAGIRQRLPQQAAIFGEDEVTDRSERFLAAELVREQLMRRLDQELPYATTVEIEQFQDRPDGVAEIHAVIWVERDGQKAIVIGQGGAQLKAIGTAARWHMEKLFERKVFLKLWVKVREGWVDDENALKKFGYTD from the coding sequence ATGAACATTTCCGACCCGACCGGCAGCGAACTGCCCGAATCCGACTTCCGCTGCGGCACGGTCGCCCTCGCCGGGCGCCCCAATGTCGGCAAGTCGACCCTGCTCAACGCCTTGATCGGCGTGCGCCTCTCCATCGTCAGTCCCCGGCCGCAGACCACCCGGCACAGGATTCTGGGGATCGCCAGCAGCGATGACGCCCAGATCCTGTATGTCGATACGCCGGGCCTGCACAAGGGCGGCAAGCGTGCCATGAACCGGTCCATCAATCGGGTTGCCCGCAGCGCCATCAGCGAAGTCGATGTGCTGGTGCAGGTGATCGAGGCCGGACGTTGGACCGAAGAAGACCAGGGTCTGTACCAGGCCATGGAAGGGCAGGATGCGCCGCGTCTGCTGGTGGTCAACAAGGTCGATCTGGCCAAGGACAAGACCATCCTGCTGCCCTTTATGAGCAAGCTGCTGGAAGAGCACAGCTATGCCGAGGTCTACTATGTCAGCGCATTGAAGAACAAGGGCCTGAAGGAGCTGGTGGCCGGCATTCGCCAGCGCCTGCCGCAGCAGGCCGCGATCTTCGGTGAAGACGAGGTCACCGACCGCAGCGAGCGATTCCTGGCGGCAGAACTGGTGCGTGAGCAGCTGATGCGCCGGCTGGACCAGGAACTGCCGTATGCGACGACCGTCGAGATCGAGCAGTTCCAGGATCGCCCTGATGGCGTGGCCGAAATCCATGCCGTGATCTGGGTCGAGCGTGACGGCCAGAAGGCCATCGTGATCGGCCAGGGCGGTGCCCAGCTGAAGGCGATCGGTACCGCCGCCCGCTGGCATATGGAAAAGCTTTTCGAGCGCAAGGTCTTCCTCAAGCTGTGGGTCAAGGTTCGCGAAGGCTGGGTCGACGACGAGAACGCGCTGAAGAAGTTCGGCTACACCGACTGA
- a CDS encoding DNA-3-methyladenine glycosylase I gives MNAHPVATPPVLPRCRWAASDPLLQAYHDSEWGRPQHDARALWEKLMLDGFQAGLSWRLILQRRPALRTAFADFDPDILAARHPADIATIMAAPGMIRSPQKIRAVLHNARAWQAMHLAGEDFAKLAWQVVGGHPVAGDAHATTSAVGDELSRRLRRRGFQFVGPRICHAWAQACGLIHAHEPECFLFDLWLRPPD, from the coding sequence ATGAACGCCCACCCGGTGGCCACTCCCCCCGTGCTGCCCCGCTGCCGCTGGGCCGCCAGCGATCCCCTGCTGCAGGCCTACCATGACTCCGAATGGGGGCGCCCGCAGCACGATGCCCGGGCGTTGTGGGAGAAACTGATGCTGGACGGCTTTCAGGCTGGTCTGAGCTGGCGATTGATCCTGCAACGACGCCCGGCCTTGCGCACGGCCTTCGCTGACTTTGATCCTGACATCCTCGCCGCTCGCCATCCGGCAGATATCGCAACAATCATGGCGGCCCCCGGGATGATCCGCTCACCACAGAAAATCCGCGCCGTACTGCACAACGCCCGTGCCTGGCAGGCCATGCACCTGGCTGGCGAAGACTTCGCGAAGCTGGCCTGGCAGGTGGTCGGCGGGCATCCCGTGGCCGGCGATGCCCACGCCACCACATCCGCGGTCGGTGATGAACTCTCCCGCCGGTTGCGCCGCCGCGGATTCCAGTTCGTCGGCCCACGCATCTGCCATGCCTGGGCCCAGGCCTGCGGTCTGATCCATGCCCACGAGCCGGAGTGTTTCCTATTCGATCTCTGGCTCCGCCCTCCCGACTGA
- the lepA gene encoding translation elongation factor 4 translates to MELIRNFSIIAHIDHGKSTLADRIIQLCGGLTAREMEAQVLDNNPIERERGITIKAQSVSLPYTAKDGKTYQLNFIDTPGHVDFSYEVSRSLAACEGALLVVDAAQGVEAQSVANCYTAVEMGLEVIPVLNKIDLPTADPDKVKGEIEAVIGIDATDAIAVSAKTGQNIDEVLEAIVARIPPPTVGDTDKLQALIIDSWFDNYLGVVSLVKVVQGEIRPGEKLLVMSTGRAHEVSEVGVFTPKRKKLDVLKSGEVGWINASIKDVHGAPVGDTLTHAGKPADKPLPGFQTMQPRVFAGLFPVSADDYPGLREALDKLRLNDAALFFEPESSEAMGFGFRCGFLGMLHMEIVQERLEREYDLDLVTTAPTVVYQVLKDDGSLLDIDNPAKLPPLPQISEIREPVIVANILTPADYIGNIITLCEEKRGIQRGIQYMASQVQISYELPLAEVVLDFFDRLKSVSRGYASMDYSFDRFEAGPFVRVDVLINGEKVDALSLIVHRAHADRRGRALVERMKELIPRQQFDVAIQAAVGAQIIARSTVKALRKNVLAKCYGGDISRKKKLLEKQKEGKKRMKQVGRVEIPQEAFLAVLKVDN, encoded by the coding sequence ATGGAACTGATTCGCAACTTCTCCATCATCGCCCATATCGATCACGGCAAGTCGACCCTGGCTGACCGGATCATCCAGCTGTGCGGAGGTCTGACCGCGCGCGAAATGGAAGCGCAGGTGCTGGACAACAATCCGATCGAACGCGAGCGGGGCATCACCATCAAGGCCCAGTCGGTCTCGCTGCCCTATACCGCCAAGGACGGCAAGACCTATCAGCTGAACTTCATCGACACTCCAGGTCACGTCGACTTCAGCTATGAAGTCTCGCGCTCGCTGGCTGCCTGCGAGGGCGCGCTGCTGGTGGTCGACGCCGCCCAGGGCGTGGAAGCGCAGTCGGTGGCCAATTGCTATACGGCGGTCGAGATGGGTCTGGAAGTGATTCCGGTGCTCAACAAGATCGACTTGCCGACGGCTGATCCGGACAAGGTCAAGGGGGAGATCGAGGCCGTGATCGGCATCGATGCCACCGACGCGATTGCGGTCAGCGCCAAGACCGGCCAGAATATCGATGAAGTGCTGGAAGCCATCGTGGCGCGGATTCCGCCTCCGACGGTGGGCGATACCGACAAGCTGCAGGCGCTGATCATTGATTCCTGGTTCGACAACTACCTGGGCGTGGTGTCGCTGGTCAAGGTGGTGCAGGGCGAGATCCGGCCGGGTGAAAAGCTGCTGGTGATGTCCACTGGTCGCGCCCACGAGGTCAGCGAAGTCGGTGTGTTCACCCCCAAGCGCAAGAAGCTGGATGTGCTCAAGTCCGGTGAAGTGGGCTGGATCAATGCCTCGATCAAGGACGTACACGGCGCGCCGGTCGGCGATACCCTGACCCACGCAGGCAAACCGGCCGACAAGCCGCTGCCCGGTTTCCAGACCATGCAGCCGCGCGTGTTCGCCGGCCTGTTCCCGGTATCGGCCGATGATTACCCCGGTCTGCGCGAGGCGCTGGACAAGCTGCGCCTGAACGATGCCGCGCTGTTCTTCGAGCCGGAAAGCTCCGAAGCGATGGGCTTCGGCTTCCGCTGCGGCTTTCTGGGCATGCTGCACATGGAAATCGTGCAGGAGCGGCTGGAGCGCGAATACGATCTGGACCTGGTTACCACCGCGCCGACCGTGGTCTATCAGGTGCTGAAGGACGACGGCAGCCTGCTGGATATCGACAATCCGGCCAAGCTGCCGCCGCTGCCGCAGATCAGCGAAATCCGCGAGCCGGTCATCGTGGCCAATATCCTGACGCCGGCCGACTACATCGGCAATATCATCACCTTGTGCGAAGAGAAGCGCGGCATCCAGCGCGGCATCCAGTACATGGCCAGCCAGGTGCAGATCAGCTACGAGTTGCCGCTGGCCGAAGTGGTGCTGGACTTCTTTGATCGCCTGAAGTCGGTGTCGCGCGGCTATGCCTCGATGGATTACAGCTTCGATCGCTTCGAGGCCGGTCCTTTCGTGCGCGTCGACGTGCTGATCAATGGCGAAAAAGTCGATGCGCTGAGCCTGATCGTGCATCGTGCTCATGCCGACCGTCGCGGTCGTGCCCTGGTGGAACGGATGAAGGAGCTGATTCCGCGCCAGCAGTTCGACGTGGCGATCCAGGCCGCGGTGGGAGCCCAGATCATCGCCCGTTCGACGGTGAAAGCCCTGCGCAAGAATGTTCTGGCCAAGTGCTATGGCGGCGATATCAGCCGCAAGAAGAAATTGCTGGAAAAGCAGAAGGAAGGCAAGAAGCGGATGAAGCAGGTCGGCCGCGTCGAGATTCCGCAGGAGGCTTTCCTGGCCGTGCTGAAGGTCGACAACTGA
- the recO gene encoding DNA repair protein RecO — translation MLIEQQPGYVLHARAYRETSLLLECLTRDHGRIGVVARGVRGARGGALRATLEPFQRLSLDLQRRGELATLRTAEPMDLPLRMQGGTTLVGLYLNELVTRLCPRDDPHPGIYAAYRQTLARLVAGEPAGWTLRRFERDLLAELGYALALDVRADSGEAPDPEAWYRYQPEDGLWPSAEKFPQAVQGADLLALAEDRPPAADGQVRLRRMMRDIIRAQLGGGELHAWVVLAAMWRPD, via the coding sequence ATGCTGATCGAGCAGCAGCCAGGCTATGTCCTGCATGCCCGGGCCTACCGGGAAACCTCGCTGCTGCTGGAATGCCTGACCCGCGATCATGGGCGTATCGGTGTGGTGGCACGCGGTGTACGCGGGGCTCGCGGCGGTGCCCTGCGTGCCACCCTGGAGCCTTTTCAACGGCTGAGCCTCGATCTGCAGCGACGCGGCGAGCTGGCGACGCTGCGGACGGCCGAACCCATGGATCTGCCCCTGCGCATGCAGGGTGGCACCACCTTGGTCGGTCTGTATCTCAACGAGCTGGTCACCCGGCTGTGCCCGCGTGACGATCCGCACCCCGGGATCTACGCCGCCTATCGGCAGACCTTGGCGCGACTGGTGGCTGGCGAGCCTGCCGGCTGGACCTTGCGCCGCTTCGAGCGCGACCTGCTGGCCGAGCTGGGTTATGCCCTGGCGCTGGATGTCAGGGCCGACAGCGGCGAAGCCCCGGATCCCGAGGCCTGGTACCGCTATCAGCCCGAGGATGGGCTGTGGCCCTCGGCTGAGAAGTTTCCGCAGGCCGTGCAGGGCGCCGATCTGCTGGCCCTGGCCGAAGACCGTCCGCCCGCCGCCGATGGCCAGGTGCGTTTGCGCCGCATGATGCGCGACATCATCCGTGCCCAGCTGGGAGGAGGCGAGCTGCACGCCTGGGTAGTGCTTGCCGCCATGTGGCGACCGGATTGA
- a CDS encoding GntR family transcriptional regulator translates to MPITWNDSVPIYRQLRERVVAMILDGALAEGDPLPSVRQVAADYQINPLTVSKAYQELVDDQLVEKRRGLGMFVIEGAREALLRSERERFLREEWPTLFARLQRLGLDLPTLLRHQPKEPDA, encoded by the coding sequence ATGCCTATTACCTGGAATGACAGCGTGCCGATTTATCGCCAGTTGCGCGAACGCGTGGTGGCGATGATTCTGGACGGCGCGCTTGCAGAGGGCGATCCGCTGCCCTCGGTGCGTCAGGTGGCAGCGGATTATCAAATCAACCCATTGACCGTTTCCAAGGCCTATCAGGAGCTGGTCGATGATCAACTGGTGGAAAAGCGAAGGGGGCTGGGGATGTTTGTCATTGAAGGGGCACGCGAGGCCCTGCTGAGGTCGGAGCGCGAACGCTTTCTGCGCGAGGAATGGCCGACCCTGTTCGCTCGCCTGCAACGGCTGGGTCTGGATCTGCCCACTCTGCTGCGCCATCAACCCAAGGAGCCCGACGCATGA